A stretch of Porites lutea chromosome 5, jaPorLute2.1, whole genome shotgun sequence DNA encodes these proteins:
- the LOC140937372 gene encoding 4-trimethylaminobutyraldehyde dehydrogenase-like, producing MLSRIAKKCAGLPGNRYSFLVSSLRRYSGIDLEKPCQELNFIDGRRQNPVSSEGEHEIYIMEPATGRILCETHGSGKPEVDRAVQSAKDAFNSWSAMSGMERGKVLREAATIIRSRVKDLATVEVTDNGKPFHEAVWDIEGCADVIDYYAGLAPTISGKHIQLPNGNFAYTRREPLGVVAGIGAWNYPFQICTWKSTPALACGNTIVFKPSPLTPLTAILIAEIFTEAGLPNGALNIVQGGASTGHLLSSHPDVDKVSFTGSVPTGKKVMADASTGIKHVTLELGGKSPLLVFSDADLENAVKGAMMANFLTQGEVCSNGTRVFVEKSILDDFLTKLVERTKKIRVGDPMNPDTQMGALISEEHLHKVLEYVRIGREQGAKVLCGGERVRLDDHRLANGFYMSPCVMTDCTDDMTVVKEEIFGPVMTVLSFDSEEEAIARANDTEFGLSAGVFTRDLARAHRVISKLQAGSCWINNYNMTPVEVPFGGYKMSGVGRELGEDTIDHYTQVKSVYVEMGDVESPF from the exons ATGCTATCACGAATTGCCAAGAAGTGTGCAGGCCTCCCCGGAAATAGATATTCTTTTCTTGTTAGCTCTCTGAGGAGGTACTCAGGAATTGACCTCGAAAAACCTTGTCAGGAGTTGAATTTTATCGACGGTCGTAGGCAAAATCCTGTCAGCAGTGAAGGTGAACACGAGATCTATATCATGGAGCCAGCCACGGGAAGGATTCTCTGTGAAACGCATGGATCGGGAAAACCTGAAGTGGATCGCGCCGTTCAGTCAGCAAAGGATGCTTTCAATTCGTGGTCTGCGATGTCGGGGATGGAACGAGGGAAAGTTCTGCGCGAAGCTGCTACTATTATCAGGTCAAGAGTAAAGGATTTAGCGACAGTAGAGGTCACTGACAATG GGAAACCATTCCATGAAGCAGTATGGGATATTGAAGGTTGTGCAGATGTTATCGATTACTATGCTGGTCTTGCACCTACCATCAGTGGAAAGCACATCCAGCTTCCTAATGGGAACTTTGCTTACACTAGAAGAGAGCCATTAGGTGTTGTAGCAG GCATTGGAGCATGGAACTACCCATTTCAGATCTGTACCTGGAAATCAACTCCAGCACTAGCTTGTGGGAACACTATTGTGTTCAAGCCCTCGCCACTCACCCCGTTGACAGCTATCTTGATTGCTGAGATATTCACTGAAGCGGGACTTCCCAATGGAGCCTTAAACATTGTTCAGGGCGGAGCTAGTACTGGCCATTTGCTTTCATCACATCCGGATGTAGACAAGGTTTCATTTACTGGGTCGGTGCCTACTGGAAAGAAG GTCATGGCAGATGCATCTACAGGTATAAAACATGTCACACTTGAGCTGGGAGGAAAGTCTCCACTGCTCGTGTTTTCTGATGCTGACCTGGAAAATGCTGTTAAAGGAGCTATGATGGCAAACTTTCTTACTCAGGGAGAG GTCTGTTCTAATGGAACCCGAGTATTTGTGGAAAAGAGCATCTTAGATGATTTCCTCACAAAGTTGGTTGAGCGCACTAAAAAGATCCGAGTTGGAGATCCCATGAACCCAGATACTCAGATGGGTGCCCTGATCTCTGAGGAACATCTTCATAAGGTGTTGGAGTATGTGAGAATAGGACGTGAGCAG GGTGCCAAGGTTCTTTGTGGAGGTGAACGTGTTAGACTTGATGACCACAGGCTGGCCAATGGGTTCTACATGTCACCCTGTGTCATGACTGACTGTACAGATGACATGACCGTTGTCAAGGAGGAAATATTTGGTCCTGTCATGACTGTACTGTCATTTGACTCTGAAGAAGAAGCCATAGCAAGAGCCAATGATACAGAGTTTGGGTTGTCTGCTGGGGTCTTTACCAG AGATCTTGCTCGTGCCCATCGCGTTATCTCCAAGCTTCAAGCGGGGTCTTGCTGGATCAACAATTATAACATGACACCGGTCGAAGTGCCTTTTGGTGGTTATAAGATGTCGGGCGTTGGCCGAGAACTAGGTGAAGACACCATTGATCACTACACACAGGTCAAGTCAGTTTATGTCGAGATGGGAGATGTTGAGTCACCGTTTTAA